Proteins from one Telopea speciosissima isolate NSW1024214 ecotype Mountain lineage chromosome 1, Tspe_v1, whole genome shotgun sequence genomic window:
- the LOC122662150 gene encoding ADP-ribosylation factor 1-like — MGLQFSRLFSRLFAKKEMRILMVGLDAAGKTTILYKLKLGEIVTTIPTIGFNVETVEYKNISFTVWDVGGQDKIRPLWRHYFQNTQGLIFVIDSNDRDRVVEARDELHRMLNEDELRDAVLLVFANKQDLPNAMNAAEITDKLGLHSLRQRTWYIQSTCATSGEGLYEGLDWLSSNIASKV; from the exons ATGGGGCTCCAATTCTCGAGGCTCTTCAGTCGCCTTTTTGCGAAGAAGGAAATGAGGATCCTTATGGTTGGTCTTGATGCCGCTGGTAAAACTACCATCCTCTATAAGCTCAAGCTTGGAGAGATCGTCACCACCATTCCTACCATTG GTTTTAATGTGGAGACAGTGGAGTACAAAAACATCAGCTTCACTGTTTGGGATGTGGGGGGCCAGGACAAG ATCAGACCATTATGGAGGCACTACTTCCAAAATACACAGGGTCTTATATTCGTTATTGACAGCAATGATAGAGACCGTGTAGTTGAGGCAAGGGATGAGCTTCACCGGATGCTAAATGAG GATGAACTGCGAGATGCTGTCTTGCTCGTGTTTGCCAACAAACAAGATCTTCCCAATGCAATGAATGCTGCTGAAATTACTGATAAGCTTGGTCTGCATTCCCTGCGTCAGCGAACCTG GTACATTCAAAGCACTTGTGCTACATCTGGTGAGGGATTGTATGAAGGACTGGATTGGCTCTCCAGCAACATTGCCAGCAAG